CCACCGCGAGGGCTGCCCGGGACACCGTCCGGGACGGGCGCGCGCCGAGGGCGCGCCACGAGACCGCGGTTGCCGCCAGCACCCCGGCGACCGCCAGCAGTCCCACGCCCGCCGACGCCGGATAGCCGTGCAGGAGCGTCACGAGCAGGGCGCTGCTCTGCGCGTACCCGGCGAAGAGGAGCGGGACCGCGACGGACCGGATGTCGCCCGCGCCCGCAGCAACCGCGCCCGGCGACGGCCACCGCCGCGAGCGACAGTGGGGCGGCGATGAGGACCTTCTCCGCCGCGAACAACCAGCCGGCGCGGGCGAGCGCGGTGATCGTGACGGCGCGGGCGAGCGTGGCGAGCAGCGCGAAGGCCGCCAGCCCCAGCGCGAGCGGGCGACGCCGAGCGGCGGACGCCGCGCCACCGCCCAGCCATCCGGCGGCAGCCAGGAGCGCGATCACGAGGTCGGCCGCGAGCAGCGAGCCGGTGGTCACGCCGGCTCCCCCTCGCGAACGGTCACGGGTGCGGCGGCGACAAGTTCCGGTCGGTCCAGCTGTCGCGCTGCCCTCACCACGGCGACCACGACGTGCACCGCCACGATCCCGTTGACCGCGTGCAGCCCGGCGATGGTCAGGCCGAGCGGAGTGCTGACGCCGGCGGCGTCGGTGGACGCGTTCGCGAGCATGGCGATGAGCGCCTGCACGACGACGAGCCCGATAGGCAGGACCGCCAGTCCGATGATCCGGCCCGGCGCCTTCGCCAGCGCGGCGAACAGGGCGGTGAGCACTGTGAGAACGGGGATGACCGCCATGCCGTTGACGCTGTGCAGGGCGTACGCGCCGTCGCCGGCGGGCTTCGTGAACCCGCCCACGGCGGCGAAGACGAACTGCAGGACGAACGAGACGAGCAACAGGATGCTGACGATGACGAATGCCTTGCGCATGGTGACCTCCTAGAGGTGCGCCGAGGTCAGGGCCCGGGCGACGTGATCGGTGGCCGTGATCGCCCCGTACGCGACGAGCCGCACGAGGTCGGCGTCGGCTGGATGGGAGAGCCGCCAGAGGGCCACGTCGCCCACGCTGATCGCGCCGGGCGCGAACGCCGCCAGCAACGCGATCCGGGTCCCGACCCGGTCCGTGCCGGGTACGTCCCGGACCAGGTCGACGGCCCAGTCCGAGGGCCGGGCGGGGTAGCGGCCGTCCTCCCAGCGCACTGTTGCCGTGACGGTCTGGCGCGCCACGTCGCCCAGCAGGTCCCCGCCCTGGGTGGCGGCGTTCCTCAGGGCCGCGTACGCGGCGCCGACCGGGCTCTCCCCCGCCCAGGCTGGTGGTTCCGTCGCACCGACGTCGAGCAGCGGGAGGCTGCGGCCGGGCTCCTTCGGCTCCCGAGCCGTCCTGGCGTAGAGCCGGCCCCCGACCGACCGCACCAGCGGGGAGCGTTGCAGGCCGCCGGGCAGCAGATCGGGGTCGAGCAGCGCCGAGACGACCCGGTTGATGAAGTGGAAGACGAGCAGGGTGCCGGTGACCTCGGGGCCGTACCGACTGGTCCAGCCGGCGGCCATCGGGCTGCGGCTCGCCTCCGCCCAGGCAGCGAGCTCAGCGTGCCTCGGCTCTGATGGCGTCCCGCCACGGGCAATGGCCTCGGCCACCTCGTGCTCACCCAGCGCGTGCAGCAGCATCACGTGGGCGTCGACACAGAACCGGCAGCGGTTGGCCCGGGACACCGCCGACGCGACGACCTCGCGGTCGACCCGGGACACGTCCCCGGCGAGCAGGGCCTCGCGCATCAGCGCCCAGGTCGCGGCCAGCACCTCCGGCACGGCCGCGAGCGCCTGGAAGGTGGGCGCCGGCCCGAGGAACTCGTCTCTCAGCTGCCGGTAGACCTCACCGGTCAGACCGGTCGCCGTATTCGCTGGAGCGGGGGTGAAGAAGCGGTATGTCATGGGCTCGATGCTTGACCCGAGGGGCCGGAAAAGCGTCGTGCCACCGCAGGCACTTGGCTGGCCGCCGATACCGCGTCCGCAGTACGCCCACCTACCGCAGGCGGTGGATGCTCCCTGATGGCGGCCCGTTCTACAGTGCGACCATGCGTCGCGACCTGCCGTACGCCCTCAGCGGCCTCGCCCTCGGTGGACTCCTGCTCGGCAACGCCGCGCTCGCGCCGGACGCCGCTCCGGTGCGAGCGGTCGACGTCTTCCTGGTCCTGGCCATGGCGGCGGCCCTGGCGGTATGCCGGCGTCACCCGGCGGTGGCGTTGGCCGTGGTGACCGCCGCCATGCTGGCCCTGCACGTCCGGGTGCACCCCGGGGTGTCCGCGGCGTTCCCCGTCCTCGGCGTGGCGTACGTCGCCGCCTGGCGAGGGCACCGATCGGCCGCCGCCCTGGCCAGTCTGGTCTTCCTCGGCGGCTTCCTGGCCCGCGACATCTCGGTCGCGCCCGCCGACCGGCCCGGCCAGCTGATCGTCGAGCGGACCGCCCTCCTGCTGGGCTGGTTTGTGGCGGCCAACGTCGCCGGGCTCGTCGCCCGGCAGCGTCGGGCGTACCTGGAACAGGTCGAACAACGCGCGATCGAGGCCGAACGCACCCGCGAGGAGATGGCGTTGCGTCGTGCCGGGGAGGAGCGCCTGCGCATCGCCCGGGACCTGCACGACTCGCTGACCCACAGCATCTCCGTGATCAAGGTCCAGGCCGGGATCGCCGTGCACCTGGCCCGCAAGCACGGCGAGGAACCGTCGGCCACGTTGCTGGCGATCCAGGAGGCCAGCGGCGCCGCGATGCGGGAACTGCGCACGACGCTCGACGTTCTCCGCTCCCCCACCGACGGAGACCGCGTCGGACTGGCCCGGGTGGACGAGCTTGCCGAGCGGACCCGGGCGGCCGGCGTACCGGTGCAGGTGACCGTCACCGGTCGGCCCCGGGACCTACCCACCGAGGTCGACCAGGCCGGGTACCGCGTCGTCCAGGAGGCCCTGACCAACGTGGCCCGCCACGCCGGTCCCGCCACCGCGCGGATCCACGTCGAGTACGCCCCGGCGCAGCTGACCGTCTCGGTCGCCGACGACGGCCAGGCGTCGCCGGACCGGACGACGACGCCGGGCGTGGGCCTGCGCGGCATGCGGGAACGGGTGACCGGGCTGGGCGGCACGCTGCGGGCCGCCGCCCGCGACGACCACGGATTCACGGTACGGGCGACGTTCCCGTTGGACGGCCCCGCATGATTCGAGTCCTGCTCGTCGACGACCAGGCTCTGATGCGGGCCGGATTCCGGGCACTACTCGACGCCGAGGACGACCTGGAGGTCGTCGGCGAAGCCACCGACGGCACCTCGGCTGTCCAGCTGTCGCGACGCCTACGCCCGGACGTCGTGCTCATGGACGTCCAGATGCCAGGGCTCGACGGTATTGAAGCCACCCGGCGCATCGCCGCTGATCCCGACCTCGCCGCGGTCCGCGTCCTCATCCTCACCAACTACGGGCTCGACTCCTACGTGTTCGCCGCACTCCGCGCCGGCGCCAGCGGTTTCCTCCTCAAGGACGCCGATCCCGCCGACCTGCTGCAGGCCATTGCCGTCGTGGCTCGCGGCGACGCGCTACTCGCCCCGGCCGTCACACGTACGCTCATCAGCGAGTTCGTGGCCGGCCCCCCGCCGGCCGAGCCGGCGGCCGGACGCGAGGTGCTGACCGCGCGCGAACAGGAGATCGTCGAACTCGTCGCCCGAGGGCTGGGTAACGACGAGATCGCCCTGCGAATGGTGATCAGTCCGTTGACCGCGAAGACACACGTCAACAGGGCGATGGCGAAGCTGCACTGCCGCGACCGCGCCCAACTGGTCGTGTGGGCGTACGAGTCGGGACTGATCACCCCCCGTCGCCGGTGATCACTGGTCTTGTGGCGCGGACGTGTAGCCGTTCCCCCTGCGGGCCGAAGAGGCTGAGGGCCTCAGCGGTTCCGGGGCCGGGGTTGAGGACGAGGTGCGGAATGCGGGTGTCGAACTCGGCCACCTCGCCCGGGTTGAGCGTCAGGTCGCGGTCGCCGAGCAGCAGGCGCAGCCGGCCGGAGAGCACGTAGAGCCACTCGTACCCCTCGTGGGTCTGCGGGGTTCGCTCCCCGGCGGACGGGTCCGGCGGGAAGATCTGTTTGAACGCCTGTAGGCCGCCCGGTCGGCGGCTCAGCGGCAGGAACGTGATGCCGTGGATGACGATCGGTTTGGGGCGTACGCGAGGGTCGCCGGTGGCCGGGGCGTCGACCAGTTCGTCCAGCGCCACCTGGTAGGCCCGGGCCAGTGGGAGCAGCAGCTCCAGGGTGGGCCGGCGGCTGCCGGATTCCAGCCGGGACAGGGTGCTCACCGAGATGCCGGTCAGCTCGGCGAGCTGGGTGAGCGTGGTCCCGCGTTGGTGGCGCAGGGCGCGCAGCCGTGGGCCGACTGCTGCCAGCGCGGCGGTGTCCTCGTTTGCCATAACGGCAAGGATAGTTGCCACTTGGGCGGCGACGACGGATGGTGGGCTCAGCCGACAAGTCAGAGGGAGATTCCGGTGGATGAGACATACGACGTGGTGGTGGTGGGCGGCGGCGCCGCGGGGCTCAGCGGAGCCCTGGCGCTGACCCGGGCCCGCCGGTCGGTGCTGGTGATCGACTCCGGTGAGCCGCGCAACGCTCCGGCCGACCAGGTGCACAACTACCTGGGCCGGGAGGGGACCCCGCCGGGCGAGCTGGTCGCGGTCGGGCGGGCCGAGGTAGCCGGGTACGGCGGGCAGTTCCGCACCGGACGGGTGGACATCGCGACCCGTGACGACCAGGGATTCCAGCTCGCGCTCGACGACGGTAGTGCGGTGCGGGCCCGTCGGCTGCTGGTGACCACCGGGCTGACCGACCAGCTGCCCGACGTGCCCGGTCTGGCACAACGGTGGGGCCGTGACGTGCTGCACTGCCCGTACTGCCACGGCTGGGAGGTCCAGGACCAGCGGATCGGCGTGCTGGCCACCGGGCCGCTGGCCGTACACCAGGCCGAGATGTGGCGACAGTGGAGCTCCCACGTGCTGCTCCTGCTGCACGACGCCCCCGCCCCGGACGAGGAGACCGCCGAACGGCTCGCCGCCAGGGGCATCGCGGTGGTGCCGGGTCCGGTCGCCGAGGTCGAGGTGACCGGGGACGCGCTGACCGGCGTACGACTGGCCGACGGCCGGGTGGTGGCGCTGGACGCGATCGTGGTGGCGACGCGGCTGACGCCGCGTGCCGATCTGCTGGTGGGGCTGGGTCTGGCCCCCGAGGAGGTGATGATGGGTGAGCACGTGATCGGTGCCCAGATCCCGGCCGACCCCACCGGGGCGACGACCGTCCCCGGTGTCTGGGTGGCCGGCAACGTGGCCGACATCCGTGGCCAGGTCATCACGTCCGCCGCGGCTGGCCTCACCGCCGGTGCGGCGATCAACGCCGACCTCATCGCCGAGGACACCCGCGAGGCGGTGACCGCGTACCGGCAGTTGGTGGCCACGACGTTCGAGCAGCCGGCGTGGGAGGAGCGCTACCAGTCCCGGCCCTCGGTGTGGAGCGGCCGACCGAACCCGCAACTGGTCACCGAGGCCGCCGACCTGACCCCCGGGCACGCGCTGGACGTGGGCAGCGGCGAGGGCGCCGACGCGGTGTGGCTGGCCGAGCGCGGCTGGCGGGTGACGGCGGCGGACATCTCCAGCACCGCGCTGGACCGGGCCGCCGCCCACGCCGACACCGCCGGGGTCGGCGACCGCATCGAATTCACACACGCCGACCTGCGCGACAAGCCACCCGCCGAGGAGGCGTACGACCTGGTGTCCGCGCAGTTCATGCACCTGCCCCCGGTGCAGCGGCGGGAGTTGTTCGCCCGGCTGGCCGCGGCGGTGGCGCCGGGCGGCACCCTGCTGATCGTCGGGCACCACCCGTCGGATCTGTGGACGTCGGCGCACCGGCTGCACATGCCGGACATGATGTACACCGCCGAGGACGTCGCTGCCGCTCTGGACCCGGCCCGCTGGGAGGTGCTGGCCGCCGAGGCCCGCCCCCGTCCCGCCACCGACCCGGAGGGCCAGGACATCACGCTGCACGACGCGGTCCTCGTAGCTCGCCGCCGTTAGTCAGCGACCCGCGTCGATCATGGAGTTGTGGTGGGTGACGAAGGTGGCGGATCACCACCTTCCCGGCACCACGCGTCCATGATCGACGCGGGAACGGGGTGCCAGGGCGGGGCGGGATGCGAGGTGGTGGGGCGGGACTTCGCAAGAGGTCGGCTCGGCGGTAGCGTTGCGCCACACTGACGGCCCGCGCGGGCGGTCGACCGTTGGCCCTACCGCCCAATCGTACGGAGGATGGTGCATGTCCATCGGCGCTGAGCCGCACGCAGTACGCGACGATGCGGCCTCGCGGCCGAGCTTCGAGCTCGCCCTGCGTGGCTACGACAAACGTCAGGTGGACCGGCACCTGGAGCAGCTCGACGGTCAGATCACGATGCTGAGCGGAGAGCACGGGCGCTCCGCCGTCCGGGTCCGTGAGCTGACGGCCGAGGTGCAGCGGCTGCGTGCCGAACTGGCCGAACTCCAGGAGCAACCAGTGCAGGTGGACCGCGCCTCGTTTCACGATCTGGGCCCGATGGTCGGTGAGATCATGGCGCTCGCCGAGAAGCAGGCCAACATGATCACCGAGTCGGCCACCGACCGGGCGAACGAGCTGCGCAGCGAGTCGGAGCGGATCATCGCCGACACCCGTGAACGGGCCGCGCAGGCACGCCAGGACCTGTCGGAGGAACTGGCGGCCCGACGAGCCGAGCAGGAGCAGGCGCACGAGGAGCGGCGCACCCACGCCGAGGCCGAGCTGACCGCCATTCGCGAGCACGCCGAGCAGTTGCGCGCCGACGGTGAGGCCGCGCACGAGCGCGCCCAGCACGAGGCGAAGCGGATCACCGAGCAGAGCGGGCAGCAGCTCAACCAGACCCGGGTCGCCGCCGACGCGCTGATGAAGTCGGCCCGCACCCAGATCCAGCAGGAGCTCCAGTCGGCCCGCGCCAAGAACCAGCAGGAGATGGCCCAGTGGCAGGCCAACGTGGAGCGGGAGGTCAACGAGCGGCGGGCTGCCGCCGAGCAGGAGATCGCCGAGCAGCAGGCCGCCGCTGAGCAGGAGCTGGACGAGCAGCGCAGCACGACCGAGCAGCAGATCGCCGCACTGCTGGCCGAGGCGCAGCAGCACGTGACCGAGCTGCGCAACCGCGCCGACGAGCAGGCCGCCAGCCACCAGGAGCAGCTGACCGTCCTGCAGCAGGAGCTTGAGGAGCGCCGGCAGGAGGCCGCCCAGCTGAACGCCGAGCTGGACACTGCCCGCCAGCAGCTCGCCGAGGTCCGCCAGGAGGGCGAGACGCTGGAGGACGAGCTGTCGCGGATGCAGCAGCGGCTCAGCGAGGTCCGCCGGGACCTCACCGCCGAGAATGCCCGGCTCGACGAGGCCCGACGGGCCGGGGACTCCGCCGAGCGGCACGCCAAGGAGGTCCGCGCCCGGGTGCAGCGGGAGGCGAAGCGGGTGGCCGACCTCGCCTCCGCCGCGGTCATGGCCGCGGCAGCCGGCGGTACGGAGACCGCCGAGTACCCGATGGTGGGTGCCCGTTCCAGCGCCGATCGACCCGCTCCCGACCGGTACCCCGCCGAGCGGACCGGTGGTACGCGGACCGAGGTCGACCGACCCGCCGACGACCAGTCCGCTGCCGACCAGCCCAGCGCTGGCCAGCCCGCTGCCGACCAGTCCGGTGGCGAGCGGACCGGTGGTGACCAGTCCGGTGGTGAGCGCTCCAGCGAACCGACCACCCTGGACGAGCCGGTGGTCGCGTCTACCGACCGGACGGCCGCCCCGGACGTGCCGGCCGTTGAGGTCGAGCGAATCTTCACCCGACCTGACGCCCCGACGCCCGTGCCGTTCCTGGCCTTCGGGCAGCCGGTCAGCGAGAACGGCGCCGGCCGGCACTGACCTCAGCAGCGGTTGACCCGGGTCCGGGGCGAATCCACACGGGCCCGGGACGACCGCCGGGTGGTCCCGCGCCGACGCCGCCCCCCTTGCTGAGATACGCGCGGCAGCGAAGCTGGCCGTCATGGAGTGGATCGTCCACCCGCCCGGCTGCCTACGCGGCGATCTCGTCGCGTACCCGCTGCTGGAAGGCGCGGGCCTGCGCTCCGGTGGGCGGCGGCCCACCGTGCCGGGCGTCGACCGCGCGGTGGATCACCTCAGCCGGGTCACCGGTGTCGATCAGCCGCTGACCAGCCGCCACCTTCGCAAGCCACATGCCGTCGCGGTGCCGCACCAGCGATCGGCAGGCGCCGAGCACCGCGTCCTCCGTGCCGGGCGCGGGCTGGTCGTCCGGCGGTGTCGGCAGGGCCAGCCACCAGGACAGCGCCTCGATGAGCAGGCGGCGCAGGTCCGCCGGGGTGAGGTCGGCGAAGACCTCTCCGGCCGGCGGTCCGAGCAGCGGCAGCCCACTCTGGTGCAGGATGCTGCGATCCAGCCCGTACCAGAAGCGGCCGTCGGCGGCCGGCCGGTCGGCGGGGTCGAGGGTGCACCGGAACGGCATGCCGGACCCGGTGTTGAGTTCGACCTCGAAGCCAGGCTCCGGTGTTCCGGAGGCGGCCACCGCCCGGCTGTAGGCCACCAGCTCCAGCCCTCGCGCCGGGCAGGGCAGCACCTCGTGACGCAGGCACGCCACCAACGCCTGTTTGGCGGCCTCGGTGAGCGGCCCGGCGCAGAGCAGCGCCACGTCGACGTCGCTGCGGCCGGCCTGGTACGCGCCGAGCCCCACGGAACCGGCCGCGTACGCGCCGACCAGGTCGGCCCCGAGCACGTCCCGGGCGGCGGTGACCAGGTCGTCGAGGTAGCGCTGAAGATCGGAGTCCACGGGCCATCATGACTCAGGGGTCGGAACCGGGCTGGACTACCCCGCGTAGAGCAGCAGCAGACCGGCGACGGTATACGCGACCATCAGCGCCAGCAGCGGTAGCTGACCAGCGACCGCCCGGGCCCGGGGAAACAGGTACAGGGCGCGGTCGTGGGCGAGCAGCGTGCCGAGCAGGTGTCCGAGGATGATGACGGTGATCTGGAGGCTGGCCACCCCGGAGGGCGTGACCAGCCCGGTGTGCGGCTCCCAGCCGGCGGTGCCGAGCCAGTTGGCGCCGGTGCCCAGGGGGTCGGAGAGCAGCGCGATGGTGCGCTGGCCTTCCAGGATCAGCAGTGAGTAGTAGTGCGCCACCACGTAGCCCACCGCGATCGGCACGATCGAGTGGGCGATCTCGCCCGGCACTCCTCGGGCGTCGGCCGGGTCGGCGCGGCCGATGCGCGCCGCGCCCCGGTGGCGGCGAGGTACGCCACCGCGACGGCGGCGACGACGAGGATCAGCCCGGCGCTGCCGGTGACCGCCGGATGCAGGCCGTTCTCCTGGCTGAAGCGCAGCCAGCCCGGCGCGTTGGAAAGGCTGTCGTACATGGTCGAGCCGAGCAGCACGATCACCACGGCGACCAGCCCGGGGCGGGGCCGCAGCCCGGCGATCCCGTCGAGCGGGTTGCGCCACACCAGCACGCCGTCCGTGGCCCGGCCGATCGGGGCGAGCTGACCGATCAGGGCGCTGTACGCCTCGAACGGGTCGGCGCGGTCGAACCAGCCGGCGCCGAACAACGCCGCCCCGGCCAGCATGACCACCGCGTACGCGGCGAGCCAGGCGGTGATGACGGGCAGGGTGGCCCGTTCGGGTGCGACCAGTTCCAGCCAGACGAACCCGAACAGGGTGGCGGCGGCCGGCCACATTCCCACGCCGGCCGGCAGCTCACGGACCCCATGGTCCGGGTCGCGCCGCGCTGTCAGCGCCGCGAGCAGGTGCACCGTCCGTAGCGGGTTGACCGCCCGCCAGACCGGGCCTAGCAGCAGCGACAGCGGTGCCAGCCCGACCCAGAGCAGCACGTAGAGCGCGCCGGCCGTCGGGTTGTCCGCAGTGTCCGGCCCACCCAGCAGGCCGAGGCAGAACCAGGCGGCGGCGAGCAGACCGAAGCCGCGCAGCACCCACCGACAGGTGGGTGCGTCGACGAGTCGGGCGAGCCATTGCGGCACGGGGCGGCCACCGGTCGCGTCCCGGTCGAGTCGGGGTTCGCGCCAGAGCAGACCGAGCGCGAGGAACGTGACGACGAGGGTCAGCGCGGCGGCGATGACGAGTTGCGGCAGCGTGATCGGCAGGTCCTGCCGGCCGCCGACGCCGTGTGCCAGCAGCGTGGGAGCGGCCGTCATGTCGCTCAGCGGACGACGAGCTGGAACAACACCAGCTCGGTTTCGTGCGTCTCGACCTCGAACAGCCCGGTCTTGTCGGCCCGGAACTCCACCGAGCCAGGCGTGCCGGCCGGAAGTCGAGCGCCCAGGTCGTACCCGTGTACGTGCAGTTCGTCGGACACGTCCGAGGTAACCGTGATCCGGACCAGTTGCCCCTTACTCACGGTGACCCGTCCGGTCGGCGGATCGACCCGCCGCTTCGCGATCGTCACGATGATTTCCTTGTCCACGGCCGGGGTGCTGGCGGTGGCGCTGGGTGTCGAGCTGGTTGTCGGAGTCGACGCGGTGGCGGTGGCGCTCGGCGGCGCGGCGGACGTCGGCGTCGTCGAGGGGCTGGCCACGGAGGGGTCGTCGTCCTGCCCGCAACCCGTGACGAGCAGGGCGGCGAGGACGCTGGCGGCGAGGGCGGCGGAGGTGCGGAGGGCGGGGGTACGGACGAACACGGGCGGACTCCGAACGACGCGAGGGGGACGGGTGTCGAGTTGATCGTCGGGGAGGAGAACTCTACGTCTTGTTCGGCGGCGGGGAAATGACCATGATGAACGGATGCAATCGAGGCTGGTCACTGCGCGTAACGTCCTGAGCCGCACCATGGCGGCACTGGCCGCGACGCTGGTGGTGTCGCTGTTGCTGCCCGTCGCTCCGGCGTCCGCGCACGGGCAGTTGGCGACGTCCACCCCGTTGACCGGCACCGTGGTTCGCGAGCCTCTGACGCAGGTGGGGTTGTACTTCACCGAGAAGCCGGCCTCGAACGCCCACTTCACCATCACCGGGCCGAACGGGTCGCGAGTGGACAGCGGCTGGTCGTACGGCGAGCCGAAGCGGCTGGACAAGCCGGTCCAGGAGTACTTCATGGTCAACGGCGTGTTCGAGCCGCGGCTGTACCACACTGGCTTCCCGGCCATGGTGACCGTCGCGCACTGGCCGGCGAAGGGCCGCTACACCGCCACCTACCTCTCCGCGGCCTCCGATGGTGAAGCGGTGCGAGGCAACGTCACCTTCGATTACCAGGGGCCGAGCACGGCCGCGCCGGCCGGTTGGTCGGCGCCGACAACGGGGCCGGATGCGGCACTGCTCGCCCAGGTCGAGGGCACGGCGTCGGCGAGCCCGGGCGCGGCTGCCAGCCCGGCGGGCGTTACCGACGCCCCGGCGAACGATCCAGCCGGTGCCACGGAGAAGAAGCAGGGTGGTGGGTTCCCGGCCTGGTTGGTGCCGCTCCTGCTCGTCGTCGTGGTCGCCGCGATCGTGCTGGTGGCGGCTCGCCGTCGACCCGCCGCGCGCGGAGCCTCCGCCCCGGGCCGCCGGCCCTCCGGCTCAGGCTCGGCAGGCAAGGCCGGTTCCCCGGCCCGCAAGTCCGCCAGCCCCACCCGTAAACCCGGCAATCGCGCCGGTGGTCCGGCCCGGCGCGGACGGCGATAGGTCCGCCGAAGCCGGCATTTTCCGCGTACCACCACGAACTTTCGCACGAACATCGGGAACTTTTGATGTATCGACGCGAAGCCATGGACAGTCCAATCGAAACACCCTAATGTCTCGACCCATCAACCCGGTGTTTCCGCAACGTCACTCGTCGGCGTCGAGGACGTTTCGGACCCGGGCCGGCGGCCACCCCCACCCCTGCTCCGCGCCGGCCGTCGGACACTCCGCTCCCTTCTGGAGGAACGATGGGCACACGCCTGCAACGCCGACTCCGCAGTCCAATCCTGGGTGCGCTGGCACTCGTCCTCACCGCCGGATTCTGGACCGCCCCGGCCACCGCCGCTCCCGCACAGGAACCGGGCGTCACGCTGCGCGTCTTCGACGTGCAGGTGCCGCTCTCCGAGATCTGCACACTCAAGCCCGCGCAGACCCCGAACGTGGACAAGCTGATGTCGACGATCAACTGGACGTCGACCGCCGACTTCGGCTTCGACAACTACTTCGTCTCGCAGGTGCTCGGCAACATCACCACCACCCAGGCCGGCAGCTACACCTTCCGGCTCAGCAGCGACGACGGATCCAAGCTGTCGATCGACAACGCCGTGGTGATCAACCACGACGGTCTGCACGGTGCGACCCCGCCCAAGGAGGGCACCGTCACCCTCACCGCCGGCCTGCATGCGCTGCGCATCGATCACTTCGAGCGCGACGGCGGGCAGCAGATCACCCTCGAATGGAAGACGCCCGGCTCGTCGTCCTTCGTGGTCGTACCGAACTCGGCACTGAGCACCGACGCCGGCGTGGTCCGGGTGACCGCACCCGGCCGCAAGGAGTGCGAAGGGATCGCCGACTCACCCGGCGACGGCCTACCGCTGACCACCGTG
The window above is part of the Micromonospora sp. LH3U1 genome. Proteins encoded here:
- a CDS encoding DUF6220 domain-containing protein; this translates as MRKAFVIVSILLLVSFVLQFVFAAVGGFTKPAGDGAYALHSVNGMAVIPVLTVLTALFAALAKAPGRIIGLAVLPIGLVVVQALIAMLANASTDAAGVSTPLGLTIAGLHAVNGIVAVHVVVAVVRAARQLDRPELVAAAPVTVREGEPA
- a CDS encoding carboxymuconolactone decarboxylase family protein yields the protein MTYRFFTPAPANTATGLTGEVYRQLRDEFLGPAPTFQALAAVPEVLAATWALMREALLAGDVSRVDREVVASAVSRANRCRFCVDAHVMLLHALGEHEVAEAIARGGTPSEPRHAELAAWAEASRSPMAAGWTSRYGPEVTGTLLVFHFINRVVSALLDPDLLPGGLQRSPLVRSVGGRLYARTAREPKEPGRSLPLLDVGATEPPAWAGESPVGAAYAALRNAATQGGDLLGDVARQTVTATVRWEDGRYPARPSDWAVDLVRDVPGTDRVGTRIALLAAFAPGAISVGDVALWRLSHPADADLVRLVAYGAITATDHVARALTSAHL
- a CDS encoding sensor histidine kinase, coding for MRRDLPYALSGLALGGLLLGNAALAPDAAPVRAVDVFLVLAMAAALAVCRRHPAVALAVVTAAMLALHVRVHPGVSAAFPVLGVAYVAAWRGHRSAAALASLVFLGGFLARDISVAPADRPGQLIVERTALLLGWFVAANVAGLVARQRRAYLEQVEQRAIEAERTREEMALRRAGEERLRIARDLHDSLTHSISVIKVQAGIAVHLARKHGEEPSATLLAIQEASGAAMRELRTTLDVLRSPTDGDRVGLARVDELAERTRAAGVPVQVTVTGRPRDLPTEVDQAGYRVVQEALTNVARHAGPATARIHVEYAPAQLTVSVADDGQASPDRTTTPGVGLRGMRERVTGLGGTLRAAARDDHGFTVRATFPLDGPA
- a CDS encoding response regulator, yielding MIRVLLVDDQALMRAGFRALLDAEDDLEVVGEATDGTSAVQLSRRLRPDVVLMDVQMPGLDGIEATRRIAADPDLAAVRVLILTNYGLDSYVFAALRAGASGFLLKDADPADLLQAIAVVARGDALLAPAVTRTLISEFVAGPPPAEPAAGREVLTAREQEIVELVARGLGNDEIALRMVISPLTAKTHVNRAMAKLHCRDRAQLVVWAYESGLITPRRR
- a CDS encoding helix-turn-helix domain-containing protein, whose product is MANEDTAALAAVGPRLRALRHQRGTTLTQLAELTGISVSTLSRLESGSRRPTLELLLPLARAYQVALDELVDAPATGDPRVRPKPIVIHGITFLPLSRRPGGLQAFKQIFPPDPSAGERTPQTHEGYEWLYVLSGRLRLLLGDRDLTLNPGEVAEFDTRIPHLVLNPGPGTAEALSLFGPQGERLHVRATRPVITGDGG
- a CDS encoding bifunctional NAD(P)/FAD-dependent oxidoreductase/class I SAM-dependent methyltransferase, whose amino-acid sequence is MDETYDVVVVGGGAAGLSGALALTRARRSVLVIDSGEPRNAPADQVHNYLGREGTPPGELVAVGRAEVAGYGGQFRTGRVDIATRDDQGFQLALDDGSAVRARRLLVTTGLTDQLPDVPGLAQRWGRDVLHCPYCHGWEVQDQRIGVLATGPLAVHQAEMWRQWSSHVLLLLHDAPAPDEETAERLAARGIAVVPGPVAEVEVTGDALTGVRLADGRVVALDAIVVATRLTPRADLLVGLGLAPEEVMMGEHVIGAQIPADPTGATTVPGVWVAGNVADIRGQVITSAAAGLTAGAAINADLIAEDTREAVTAYRQLVATTFEQPAWEERYQSRPSVWSGRPNPQLVTEAADLTPGHALDVGSGEGADAVWLAERGWRVTAADISSTALDRAAAHADTAGVGDRIEFTHADLRDKPPAEEAYDLVSAQFMHLPPVQRRELFARLAAAVAPGGTLLIVGHHPSDLWTSAHRLHMPDMMYTAEDVAAALDPARWEVLAAEARPRPATDPEGQDITLHDAVLVARRR
- a CDS encoding nucleotidyltransferase domain-containing protein, with amino-acid sequence MDSDLQRYLDDLVTAARDVLGADLVGAYAAGSVGLGAYQAGRSDVDVALLCAGPLTEAAKQALVACLRHEVLPCPARGLELVAYSRAVAASGTPEPGFEVELNTGSGMPFRCTLDPADRPAADGRFWYGLDRSILHQSGLPLLGPPAGEVFADLTPADLRRLLIEALSWWLALPTPPDDQPAPGTEDAVLGACRSLVRHRDGMWLAKVAAGQRLIDTGDPAEVIHRAVDARHGGPPPTGAQARAFQQRVRDEIAA
- a CDS encoding copper resistance CopC family protein; protein product: MQSRLVTARNVLSRTMAALAATLVVSLLLPVAPASAHGQLATSTPLTGTVVREPLTQVGLYFTEKPASNAHFTITGPNGSRVDSGWSYGEPKRLDKPVQEYFMVNGVFEPRLYHTGFPAMVTVAHWPAKGRYTATYLSAASDGEAVRGNVTFDYQGPSTAAPAGWSAPTTGPDAALLAQVEGTASASPGAAASPAGVTDAPANDPAGATEKKQGGGFPAWLVPLLLVVVVAAIVLVAARRRPAARGASAPGRRPSGSGSAGKAGSPARKSASPTRKPGNRAGGPARRGRR